Proteins from one Candidatus Woesearchaeota archaeon genomic window:
- a CDS encoding peptidoglycan DD-metalloendopeptidase family protein → MIQELLNKNRDLFGPVLRNQNNNPKFFIFDLTSTNKELDTVDMSNAEEFTKYIFSKLPDYDFGIGQYNEERIIYDHSKVFSGTNRRTIHLGIDLFSNAGVEVICPFEGTVHSFSNNSSDGDYGPTIILEHELEGIKFYTLYGHLSLRSLDPLVEGMKICKGDVVGRLGNYPENGNWPPHLHFQVIADIGNYRGDFPGVASSENRNDMLNTCPDPNLILNLF, encoded by the coding sequence ATGATTCAAGAATTGCTAAACAAAAATAGAGATTTATTTGGTCCGGTTTTGAGAAATCAAAATAACAATCCAAAATTTTTTATTTTTGATTTAACCTCAACAAATAAAGAATTGGATACTGTTGACATGTCAAATGCAGAAGAATTTACTAAATATATTTTTAGCAAATTACCAGATTATGACTTCGGCATCGGACAATACAATGAAGAAAGAATAATTTATGACCACAGCAAAGTATTTAGTGGAACCAATAGAAGAACAATACATTTAGGAATTGATCTTTTTTCTAATGCAGGAGTTGAAGTTATTTGCCCATTTGAAGGAACAGTTCACAGTTTTTCTAACAATTCTTCAGACGGAGATTATGGCCCAACAATAATTTTAGAACATGAACTAGAGGGAATTAAGTTTTATACTCTTTATGGTCATTTAAGTTTAAGAAGTCTAGATCCATTAGTTGAAGGGATGAAAATATGCAAAGGAGATGTCGTTGGAAGACTTGGAAACTATCCTGAAAATGGAAACTGGCCACCCCACCTACATTTTCAAGTTATTGCAGATATTGGCAATTACCGCGGAGATTTCCCAGGAGTTGCATCTTCAGAAAATAGAAATGATATGTTAAACACTTGTCCAGACCCAAATTTAATACTAAATCTTTTTTAA